In Seriola aureovittata isolate HTS-2021-v1 ecotype China chromosome 24, ASM2101889v1, whole genome shotgun sequence, the following proteins share a genomic window:
- the spry2 gene encoding protein sprouty homolog 2 — MDSRSQNDSDGGGGHHGRSPSSTSLSGTPHDEGTPQPWPPQTHNGPLDTGLNNGQPPHTLAVLSLDQIRITGSSNEYSEGPTVAQRSPATQQRQQKNDLLSSPGSRTSGQQETREERPNNLRNLQSLTQHGNTNTSISSREGVLRSSSVEDSQSSIRTSVGSTSSGQRLLSSPAGGDQIIRTQPKRAELNSEELKPLNDESMAVVAVPGSGGHKNLGKHSNKCEDCGRCQCLECSRPRVLPSCWMCGRRCVCSAQNAVEYGTCVCCVKGLFYHCSSDDEDTCADKPFSCTQSHCCVRWTTVSLLSLLFPCILCYLPAKGCVTACQSCYDRVTRPGCRCKNTKPIHCEDDGKQT; from the coding sequence ATGGATTCCAGAAGTCAGAACGACAGCGACGGGGGAGGAGGACACCACGGACGGTCACCGTCATCGACCAGCTTGTCGGGCACGCCGCATGACGAAGGGACACCGCAACCATGGCCTCCTCAAACCCACAATGGTCCGCTAGATACTGGGCTGAACAACGGGCAGCCGCCCCATACTCTAGCAGTGCTATCTCTGGATCAGATTAGGATAACTGGGAGTAGTAATGAATATTCAGAAGGGCCCACAGTCGCCCAAAGGTCTCCGGCCACTCAGCAAAGGCAACAGAAGAACGACTTGTTGTCGTCACCTGGTTCAAGGACAAGTGGGCAGCAGGAGACTCGGGAAGAGAGGCCTAATAACCTCCGCAACCTGCAGTCATTGACTCAGCATGGAAACACAAATACATCCATTTCTTCCAGGGAGGGTGTGTTGCGGTCCTCCAGTGTAGAGGACTCCCAGAGTAGTATCAGGACCAGCGTGGGGAGCACTTCTTCGGGCCAGAGGCTCCTCAGCAGCCCAGCAGGGGGCGACCAGATCATCAGGACCCAGCCCAAACGAGCAGAGCTGAATTCAGAAGAGTTGAAACCCCTGAACGATGAGTCCATGGCGGTGGTGGCAGTGCCAGGCAGCGGAGGCCATAAAAATCTCGGGAAACACTCAAACAAGTGTGAGGACTGTGGTCGGTGCCAGTGTTTGGAGTGCAGTCGCCCGCGGGTGCTTCCCTCCTGCTGGATGTGCGGCCGGAGGTGCGTGTGCTCGGCGCAGAACGCGGTGGAGTACGGGACGTGCGTCTGCTGCGTCAAGGGGCTGTTCTACCACTGCTCCAGCGACGACGAGGACACGTGCGCTGACAAGCCCTTCTCGTGCACGCAGTCTCACTGCTGCGTCCGCTGGACCACCGtgtccctcctctccctgctctTCCCCTGTATCCTGTGCTACCTCCCGGCTAAAGGATGTGTCACCGCGTGCCAGAGCTGCTATGACCGAGTCACACGACCCGGCTGTCGGTGCAAGAACACAAAACCAATCCACTGTGAGGATGACGGCAAGCAAACGTAG